A genomic segment from Helicoverpa armigera isolate CAAS_96S chromosome 10, ASM3070526v1, whole genome shotgun sequence encodes:
- the LOC110380503 gene encoding uncharacterized protein DDB_G0283357-like isoform X1, with product MTGFVVFLTLVIVAHITAAPATNYGDAYADDSSLGVVVVSGSSFGDGAFATNWRPSVQAQNPATEQANLDYSTSCPPCNQVPFSGNKKPVSFSIHGDSGWVTVENSTFGDGAFANHRFDKPLHVVNNQVLVGSAPEALNVVSSATCPPCPQASNYGNTNATNGSTGLVVIDNATFANGAFSNGGSGSGTGSSSGSSSGTSGSSSRGSSGSNNQSKPASCGPIKTIISTIIPSLNCSTSG from the exons ATGACGGGTTTTGTGGTATTCCTGACCTTGGTTATTGTCGCTCATATTACCGCTGCCCcag CGACAAATTACGGCGACGCGTATGCAGACGATAGTAGCTTAGGCGTAGTTGTTGTTAGTGGCTCCTCTTTCGGAGATGGTGCATTTGCAACTAATTGGAGACCATCAGttcaa GCGCAGAATCCTGCCACTGAGCAAGCAAATCTGGATTACTCAACATCGTGCCCACCATGTAATCaag TTCCATTTTCAGGAAATAAGAAACCTGTCTCATTTTCAATACACGGCGATTCAGGATGGGTGACGGTTGAAAACTCAACTTTTGGCGATGGAGCTTTTGCAAACCATCGTTTTGATAAACCACTGCAC gtgGTGAATAATCAG GTGCTGGTCGGATCGGCCCCGGAGGCTCTAAATGTGGTATCATCAGCCACatgtccaccgtgtcctcaag ctAGTAACTATGGAAACACAAATGCTACAAATGGCAGCACTGGACTGGTAGTTATAGACAATGCTACATTTGCAAATGGAGCATTTAGCAATGGAGGTTCTGGTAGTGGCACTGGTAGCAGTTCTGGAAGCAGTTCTGGTACTTCTGGAAGCAGTTCTCGTGGCAGTTCCGGAAGTAACAACCAGTCCAAACCTGCATC TTGCGGcccaataaaaaccattataTCAACAATCATTCCTAGCCTTAATTGTTCCACAAGCGGCTGA
- the LOC110380503 gene encoding uncharacterized protein LOC110380503 isoform X2, translated as MTGFVVFLTLVIVAHITAAPATNYGDAYADDSSLGVVVVSGSSFGDGAFATNWRPSVQAQNPATEQANLDYSTSCPPCNQVPFSGNKKPVSFSIHGDSGWVTVENSTFGDGAFANHRFDKPLHVVNNQVLVGSAPEALNVVSSATCPPCPQGNKIGNTYAKNGASGVVIVENSKFGNGAFSRYDWPRSHYVQNNV; from the exons ATGACGGGTTTTGTGGTATTCCTGACCTTGGTTATTGTCGCTCATATTACCGCTGCCCcag CGACAAATTACGGCGACGCGTATGCAGACGATAGTAGCTTAGGCGTAGTTGTTGTTAGTGGCTCCTCTTTCGGAGATGGTGCATTTGCAACTAATTGGAGACCATCAGttcaa GCGCAGAATCCTGCCACTGAGCAAGCAAATCTGGATTACTCAACATCGTGCCCACCATGTAATCaag TTCCATTTTCAGGAAATAAGAAACCTGTCTCATTTTCAATACACGGCGATTCAGGATGGGTGACGGTTGAAAACTCAACTTTTGGCGATGGAGCTTTTGCAAACCATCGTTTTGATAAACCACTGCAC gtgGTGAATAATCAG GTGCTGGTCGGATCGGCCCCGGAGGCTCTAAATGTGGTATCATCAGCCACatgtccaccgtgtcctcaag ggAACAAAATTGGTAATACGTATGCCAAAAATGGAGCCTCAGGGGTAGTGATTGTTGAAAACTCAAAATTTGGCAATGGAGCGTTTTCGAGATATGATTGGCCTAGATCACATTAC GTGCAGAATAATGTCTAA